Proteins co-encoded in one Ziziphus jujuba cultivar Dongzao chromosome 9, ASM3175591v1 genomic window:
- the LOC107426799 gene encoding uncharacterized protein LOC107426799, which translates to MLRKSSITISMLSNSTMLVGCCRPKRRMRRRRGSTIRLGNKRRGFSLGSRSAVQWGVMAGPLRMLRKIISEMVPNAQFIEAFCWTLPFLRPQIFPLC; encoded by the coding sequence ATGTTGAGAAAGAGTAGCATAACCATATCAATGCTCTCAAATTCTACCATGTTGGTAGGGTGCTGCCGGCCTAAAAGGAGGATGAGGAGGAGGAGAGGCAGCACCATAAGGCTCGGGAACAAGCGCCGGGGATTCAGTTTAGGTTCGCGGTCAGCGGTTCAATGGGGGGTCATGGCTGGTCCTCTTCGGATGCTTAGGAAGATTATCTCCGAGATGGTTCCTAATGCACAGTTTATAGAGGCTTTCTGTTGGACATTACCATTTCTTCGTCCTCAAATCTTTCCCCTATGTTGA
- the LOC107426796 gene encoding uncharacterized protein LOC107426796 isoform X2, with product MCGRARCTLRADDIPRACHRTGGSVRTVNIDRYRPSYNVSPGSNLPVVRRADGSSDGGEDVVLECMKWGLIPSFTKKTEKPDHYKMFNARSESIGEKASFRRLVPRSRCLVAVEGFYEWKKDGSKKQPYYIHFKDGRPLVFAALYDSWENSEGEMFYTFTILTTSSSSALKWLHDRMPVILGDKESSDKWLTGSSATKFDTLLKPYENSDLVWYPVTPAMGKPSFDGPECIKEIKLKTEGSNLLSKFFSPKGIKKESELKSEKESTSDISVKSDLPKSLKEEPKEEPEPRESNEGQSSLTENEEQDFKSSEPTLPKDDAGKCQTKRAYEELSADSELATDETEKLITSPAKKKGNLKSAGDNKQPTLFSYFGKC from the exons ATGTGTGGAAGGGCTCGTTGTACTCTGAGGGCCGATGACATCCCTAGAGCTTGCCACCGGACCGGTGGTTCAGTCCGTACTGTTAATATAGACCG GTATCGTCCGTCGTACAATGTTTCGCCGGGATCGAATTTGCCTGTTGTTCGGAGAGCGGACGGATCATCAGATGGTGGTGAAGATGTGGTACTTGAATGCATGAAATGGGGTTTAATTCCCAGTTTCACTAAGAAAACTGAGAAACCTGATCACTACAAGATG TTTAATGCACGTTCTGAGTCCATAGGTGAAAAGGCTTCTTTTCGTCGCCTGGTTCCTAGAAGCCGGTGCCTTGTTGCAGTAGAAGG GTTCTATGAGTGGAAAAAAGATGGATCTAAAAAGCAGCCTTACTACATCCATTTCAAGGATGGTCGGCCTCTTGTGTTTGCTGCCCTTTATGATTCTTGGGAAAACTCTGAAG GTGAAATGTTTTATACCTTCACTATTCTTACCACTTCCTCATCCTCAGCTTTAAAGTGGTTGCATG ACAGGATGCCTGTTATTTTGGGTGACAAGGAATCAAGTGATAAATGGCTAACTGGATCTTCAGCCACCAAATTTGATACGTTGCTTAAACCGTATGAGAATTCAGATTTG GTTTGGTACCCAGTGACACCAGCTATGGGCAAGCCATCTTTTGATGGGCCAGAGTGCATAAAGGAG ATAAAGCTGAAAACAGAAGGGAGCAATCTGCTGTCAAAATTTTTCTCCCCGAAGGGGATTAAAAAAGAATCGGAGTTAAAGTCGGAGAAGGAAAGTACTTCTGACATATCAGTCAAAAGTGATCTGCCTAAAAGCTTGAAAGAAGAACCGAAAGAAGAACCTGAACCCAGAGAGAGTAATGAAGGACAATCATCTTTAACTGAAAATGAAGAGCAAGACTTCAAATCTAGTGAACCTACATTGCCTAAGGACGATGCAGGTAAGTGCCAGACAAAGCGTGCTTATGAAGAGCTTTCAGCTGATTCAGAGTTGGCTACGGATGAAACCGAAAAGCTGATAACTAGTCCAGCAAAGAAGAAGGGAAACTTGAAGAGTGCTGGTGATAACAAACAGCCTACTCTCTTTTCTTACTTTGGAAAATGCTAG
- the LOC107426796 gene encoding uncharacterized protein LOC107426796 isoform X1 — protein sequence MCGRARCTLRADDIPRACHRTGGSVRTVNIDRYRPSYNVSPGSNLPVVRRADGSSDGGEDVVLECMKWGLIPSFTKKTEKPDHYKMVMFNARSESIGEKASFRRLVPRSRCLVAVEGFYEWKKDGSKKQPYYIHFKDGRPLVFAALYDSWENSEGEMFYTFTILTTSSSSALKWLHDRMPVILGDKESSDKWLTGSSATKFDTLLKPYENSDLVWYPVTPAMGKPSFDGPECIKEIKLKTEGSNLLSKFFSPKGIKKESELKSEKESTSDISVKSDLPKSLKEEPKEEPEPRESNEGQSSLTENEEQDFKSSEPTLPKDDAGKCQTKRAYEELSADSELATDETEKLITSPAKKKGNLKSAGDNKQPTLFSYFGKC from the exons ATGTGTGGAAGGGCTCGTTGTACTCTGAGGGCCGATGACATCCCTAGAGCTTGCCACCGGACCGGTGGTTCAGTCCGTACTGTTAATATAGACCG GTATCGTCCGTCGTACAATGTTTCGCCGGGATCGAATTTGCCTGTTGTTCGGAGAGCGGACGGATCATCAGATGGTGGTGAAGATGTGGTACTTGAATGCATGAAATGGGGTTTAATTCCCAGTTTCACTAAGAAAACTGAGAAACCTGATCACTACAAGATGGTAATG TTTAATGCACGTTCTGAGTCCATAGGTGAAAAGGCTTCTTTTCGTCGCCTGGTTCCTAGAAGCCGGTGCCTTGTTGCAGTAGAAGG GTTCTATGAGTGGAAAAAAGATGGATCTAAAAAGCAGCCTTACTACATCCATTTCAAGGATGGTCGGCCTCTTGTGTTTGCTGCCCTTTATGATTCTTGGGAAAACTCTGAAG GTGAAATGTTTTATACCTTCACTATTCTTACCACTTCCTCATCCTCAGCTTTAAAGTGGTTGCATG ACAGGATGCCTGTTATTTTGGGTGACAAGGAATCAAGTGATAAATGGCTAACTGGATCTTCAGCCACCAAATTTGATACGTTGCTTAAACCGTATGAGAATTCAGATTTG GTTTGGTACCCAGTGACACCAGCTATGGGCAAGCCATCTTTTGATGGGCCAGAGTGCATAAAGGAG ATAAAGCTGAAAACAGAAGGGAGCAATCTGCTGTCAAAATTTTTCTCCCCGAAGGGGATTAAAAAAGAATCGGAGTTAAAGTCGGAGAAGGAAAGTACTTCTGACATATCAGTCAAAAGTGATCTGCCTAAAAGCTTGAAAGAAGAACCGAAAGAAGAACCTGAACCCAGAGAGAGTAATGAAGGACAATCATCTTTAACTGAAAATGAAGAGCAAGACTTCAAATCTAGTGAACCTACATTGCCTAAGGACGATGCAGGTAAGTGCCAGACAAAGCGTGCTTATGAAGAGCTTTCAGCTGATTCAGAGTTGGCTACGGATGAAACCGAAAAGCTGATAACTAGTCCAGCAAAGAAGAAGGGAAACTTGAAGAGTGCTGGTGATAACAAACAGCCTACTCTCTTTTCTTACTTTGGAAAATGCTAG
- the LOC107426798 gene encoding uncharacterized protein LOC107426798: MLSFAKRLRSYVPCLQSAAHQLRWARTDAGPPRRRGRTSALAKVKAEEKSEWWIVDGEMHEIGDHVPPRERFVIPRDNIPNKRRKQLREQFMRRTRLVLKESEHEPWCKRYMELYQELRENWERLYWDEGYSKKIAQDHANYESEDDDQDFSPYRSRRSNAEQMKGRGSGSRQGDTWEKVSQIRDKFEYDRERRMRDKAFAPMNRGPISDWHDSNSQNRPFDAERYFSESEEEEKENY, encoded by the exons ATGCTCTCCTTCGCAAAAAGATTACGTTCCTACGTGCCATGCCTCCAGTCCGCGGCTCACCAACTGCGGTGGGCCCGAACGGACGCCGGCCCACCAAGGCGGCGGGGCAGGACTTCGGCCCTGGCCAAGGTGAAGGCGGAGGAGAAATCGGAATGGTGGATAGTAGACGGCGAAATGCACGAGATCGGCGACCACGTGCCGCCTCGTGAGCGCTTCGTTATTCCGAGAGATAACATCCCTAATAAGCGTCGGAAGCAGCTCAGAGAACAGTTCATGCGTCGGACTCGCCTCGTTCTCAAGGAATCG GAGCATGAGCCATGGTGCAAAAGATACATGGAGCTGTATCAGGAACTCAGAGAGAACTGGGAGAGGTTGTATTGGGATGAAGGCTACTCCAAAAAAATTGCCCAAGATCATGCCAATTATGAGTCTGAAGATGATGATCAAGACTTCTCTCCCTACAG GAGTAGGCGATCCAATGCTGAGCAAATGAAG GGAAGGGGTTCTGGGAGTAGGCAAGGTGATACTTGGGAAAAGGTCAGCCAAATTCGGGATAAGTTTGAATATGACAGGGAGAGAAGAATGAGAGACAAAG CATTTGCACCCATGAATAGAGGACCTATCTCAGACTGGCATGATTCAAACTCTCAAAACCGGCCATTTGATGCTGAGAGATACTTTTCCGAgtctgaagaagaagagaaagagaactaCTAA